From Anas platyrhynchos isolate ZD024472 breed Pekin duck chromosome 16, IASCAAS_PekinDuck_T2T, whole genome shotgun sequence, a single genomic window includes:
- the SBNO1 gene encoding protein strawberry notch homolog 1 isoform X1: MVEPGQDLLLAALSESGISPNDLFDIDSPDVVLANPAPTPAVQQSVPLSALELGLETEATAAVKQEPETVSTPALLNVRQPPSTTTFVLNQINQLPTLGTTIVMTKTTPVTTTRQTITVAKIIQTSTTTRPSVAAPAVRNALTTAPSKDQIQLKDLLKNNSLNELMKLKPPPNIAQPVATAANIIVVPKVVNATRPADLSNGAVKKEASTKEVARIWINDIKMRSFSPTMKVPAVKEEEEPEEEDEEEMGHAETYAEYMPIKLKIGLRHPDPVVETSSLSSVTPPDVWYQTSISEETIDNGWLSALQLEAITYAAQQHETFLPNGDRAGFLIGDGAGVGKGRTIAGIIYENYLLGRKRAVWFSVSNDLKYDAERDLRDIGAKNILVHSLNKFKYGKISSKHNGSVKKGVIFATYSSLIGESQSGGKYKTRLKQLLHWCGEDFDGVIVFDECHKAKNLCPVGSSKPTKTGLAVLELQNKLPKARVVYASATGASEPRNMAYMNRLGIWGEGTPFREFSDFIQAVERRGVGAMEIVAMDMKLRGMYIARQLSFSGVTFKIDEVLLSQEYVKMYNKSVKLWVCARERFQQAADLIDAEQRMKKSMWGQFWSAHQRFFKYLCIASKVKRVVQLAREEIKNGKCVVIGLQSTGEARTLEALEEGGGELNDFVSTAKGVFQSLIEKHFPAPDRKKLFSLLGIDLTAQSNNNSPRDSPCKENKIKKRKGEEVSREAKKARKTGGLAGSSSDESESESDASDNEESDNESLRYMSSGDDDDFNPFRDESSEDDEDDPWLIRKEHKKNKDKKKKKSIDPDSIQSALLASGLGSKRPSCFTSSVGTTTSSTNTSANSNTNSSFVTSQDAVERAQQMKKELLDKLEKLAEDLPPNTLDELIDELGGPENVAEMTGRKGRVVSNDDGSISYESRSELDVPVEILNITEKQRFMDGDKNIAIISEAASSGISLQADRRAKNQRRRVHMTLELPWSADRAIQQFGRTHRSNQVTAPEYVFLISELAGEQRFASIVAKRLESLGALTHGDRRATETRDLSRFNFDNKYGRNALEIVMKSIVNLDSPMVSPPPDFPGDFFKDVRQGLIGVGLINVEDRSGILTLDKDYNNIGKFLNRILGMEVHQQNALFQYFSDTLNAVIQNAKKNGRYDMGILDLGSGDEKVRKADVKKFLTPGYSTSGHVELYTISVERGMSWDEATKLWAEQTGPDDGFYLSLQIRNNKKTAILVKEVNPKKKLFLVYRPNTGKQLKLETCADLKKKYKKVPSEDALPHWLEQYNSSADTCTHAYWRGNCKKAGLGLVCEVGLRCRTYYVLCGSVLSVWTKVEGVLASVSGTNVKMQIVRLRTEDGQRIVGLIIPANCVSPLVNLLSTSDQSQQLAVQQQQIWQQHHPQSITNFNNA, encoded by the exons ATGGTGGAGCCAGGACAAGATCTGTTGCTTGCTGCTTTGAGTGAGAGTGGAATCAGTCCAAATGATCTATTTGATATTGACTCTCCGGACGTGGTTCTTGCAAATCCAGCTCCAACTCCAGCTGTTCAGCAG TCAGTGCCACTTAGTGCATTAGAGCTAGGCTTGGAAACCGAGGCCACAGCTGCTGTGAAACAAGAACCAGAGACAGTATCAACTCCAGCCTTATTAAATGTTCGG CAACCACCATCCACCACAACCTTTGTGCTGAATCAAATAAATCAGCTTCCAACTTTGGGGACTACAATAGTGATGACAAAAACAACACCTGTTACAACCACAAGGCAGACTATTACTGTAGCAAAAATCATTCAGACCAGCACGACTACTCGACCCTCAGTTGCAGCACCAGCAGTACGGAATGCCTTGACCACTGCACCATCGAAGGACCAGATTCAGCTGAAAGATCTTCTGAAGAATAATAGTCTTAATGAACTAATGAAATTGAAGCCACCTCCTAACATTGCCCAACCAGTGGCAACAGCAGCAA acataATTGTAGTTCCTAAGGTGGTAAATGCCACCAGACCAG ctgatCTAAGCAATGGtgcagtgaagaaggaggcttcCACAAAAGAGGTAGCAAGAATATGGATAAACGATATTAAAATGAGGAGTTTTTCACCTACTATG AAAGTGCCAGCAgtaaaagaggaggaggaacctgaggaagaagatgaagaagaaatggGCCATGCAGAAACTTACGCTGAGTATATGCCAATAAAAT TAAAAATTGGTCTACGTCATCCTGACCCGGTAGTGGAAACCAGCTCCTTATCCAGTGTAACTCCTCCTGATGTGTGGTACCAGACATCGATATCAGAAGAAACAATTGATAATGGCTGGCTGTCAGCTTTGCAACTTGAAGCGATCACTTATGCAGCCCAG CAACATGAAACATTCCTGCCCAATGGAGACAGAGCTGGATTCTTGATAGGTGATGGTGCTGGTGTAGGAAAAGGAAGGACCATAGCTGGGATAATCTATGAAAATTACTTGTTAGGCAGAAAAAGAGCAGTCTG GTTTAGCGTGTCGAATGATCTGAAATACGATGCTGAAAGAGACTTGAGAGATATTGGagcaaaaaacattttggttcATTCATTAAACAAG TTCAAGTATGGGAAGATTTCTTCCAAACACAATGGAAGCGTGAAGAAGGGTGTCATTTTTGCCACATATTCCTCTCTTATTGGTGAAAGTCAGTCTGGTGGTAAATACAAGACCAGATTAAAGCAGCTTCTTCACTGGTGTGGTGAAGACTTTGATGGAGTT ATTGTATTTGATGAGTGTCATAAAGCCAAGAATCTGTGTCCTGTTGGTTCATCAAAACCGACAAAAACAGGTCTGGCTGTACTGGAACTTCAAAATAAACTTCCAAAAGCTAGGGTTGTTTATGCTAGTGCCACAG GTGCATCTGAGCCAAGAAATATGGCATACATGAACCGTCTTGGAATATGGGGTGAAGGAACTCCATTTAGGGAATTCAGTGACTTTATTCAGGCTGTCGAAAGAAG aggTGTTGGTGCCATGGAAATAGTTGCTATGGATATGAAACTGAGAGGAATGTACATAGCTAGACAGTTGAGTTTTTCAGGTGTAACTTTCAAAATTGATGAAGTTCTGCTTTCACAGGAATATGTTAAAATGTACAATAAATCTGTGAAACTG TGGGTCTGTGCTAGAGAAAGATTTCAACAAGCAGCTGATCTTATTGATGCAGAACAACGAATGAAAAAGTCTATGTGGGGTCAATTTTGGTCAGCTCATCAGAGGTTTTTCAAGTACCTTTGCATAGCATCTAAAGTGAAGAGGGTGGTGCAGCTGGCTCGGGAAGAAATCAAGAATGGGAAA TGTGTTGTTATTGGCCTGCAGTCAACAGGAGAAGCAAGGACGCTAGAAGCTTTGGAGGAAGGTGGTGGTGAACTGAATGACTTTGTTTCTACAGCAAA AGGAGTATTCCAGTCTCTTATTGAAAAGCACTTTCCAGCTCCTGACAGGAAGAAACTGTTTAGCTTGTTGGGAATTGACTTGACTGCTCAAAGCAACAACAATTCACCCAGAGACAGCCCTTGCAAggagaacaaaataaagaagcGGAAAG GTGAAGAAGTAAGCAGAGAAGCCAAAAAAGCTCGTAAAACAGGTGGCCTTGCGGGTAGCAGCTCTGATGAGAGTGAAAGTGAATCTGATGCTTCAGACAATGAAGAAAGTGACAATGAGAGCCTCAGATATATGAGTTCTGGAGATGATGATGACTTCAACCCATTCAGAGATGAATCCAGTGAAGATGACGAAGACG ATCCCTGGCTAATTAGAAAagagcataaaaaaaataaagacaagaaaaagaagaaaagtatagACCCGGATTCTATTCAAAGTGCCTTATTAGCTTCTGGTCTTGGCTCAAAACGACCTAGCTGTTTTACTTCCAGTGTTGGTACCACTACTTCTAGCACCAACACATCAG CAAACAGTAACACAAACAGCAGCTTTGTAacaagtcaggatgctgttgaaAGGGCCcaacaaatgaagaaagaacTGCTTGATAAACTGGAAAAGCTGGCTGAAGATCTTCCACCTAATACACTGGATGAGCTTATAGATGAACTGGGTGGTCCTGAAAATGTTGCAGAG atgacAGGCCGCAAAGGGAGAGTTGTGAGCAATGATGATGGCAGCATATCTTATGAGTCAAGATCTGAACTTGATGTGCCTGTTGAAATTCTGAACATCACAGAAAAGCAGAGGTTCATGGATGGAGATAAG aacaTTGCCATAATCTCAGAGGCTGCCAGCTCTGGTATCTCATTGCAAGCAGACCGTAGAGCTAAGAATCAGAGGCGGAGAGTTCACATGACTCTGGAGTTGCCATGGAGTGCGGATAGAGCAATACAGCAGTTTG GAAGAACTCACAGGTCCAATCAAGTGACTGCTCCAGAGTATGTATTCCTAATTTCTGAGTTGGCTGGAGAGCAAAGATTTGCATCCATAGTTGCAAAAAGACTGGAAAGCTTG GGAGCCCTCACCCACGGTGACAGACGGGCTACAGAAACTCGAGACCTCAGCAGATTCAATTTTGACAACAAG TATGGCAGGAATGCTTTAGAGATTGTTATGAAATCCATTGTGAATTTAGACTCCCCAATGGTCTCTCCACCACCTGATTTTCCTGGAGACTTTTTCAAAG atgTTCGTCAAGGATTGATTGGTGTGGGCTTGATAAATGTAGAAGACAGATCTGGAATTCTAACACTTGATAAAG ATTATAACAACATAGGAAAATTTCTGAATAGAATTCTTGGTATGGAAGTACATCAGCAGAATGCTTTATTCCAGTACTTTTCTGACACGTTAAATGCTGTTATTCAAAATGCTAAGAAGAATGGAAGATATGATATGGGCATCTTAG ATCTGGGCTCTGGGGATGAGAAAGTAAGGAAGGCAGATGTTAAGAAGTTTTTAACTCCCGGATATTCTACCTCTGGACATGTAGAATTATACAca ATCAGCGTAGAGAGAGGAATGTCTTGGGATGAAGCAACTAAGCTCTGGGCAGAACAAACAGGTCCGGACGATGGGTTTTATTTATCACTACAG ATaagaaataacaagaaaacCGCTATTCTCGTGAAGGAAGTGAATCCtaaaaagaagctttttttagtaTACAGACCAAATACTGGGAAACAGCTCAAACTAGAAACATGTGCAgacctgaaaaagaaatataagaaG GTACCTTCTGAAGATGCTTTACCACACTGGTTAGAGCAGTACAATTCTTCTGCAGACACCTGCACACATGCGTATTG GAGAGGCAATTGTAAGAAGGCAGGCTTGGGATTAGTTTGTGAAGTGGGACTCCGCTGTCGAACTTACTATGTCTTGTGTGGTTCAGTATTGAGCGTCTGGACAAAAGTAGAAGGCGTTCTAGCCTCTGTGAGTGGTACAAATGTGAAAATGCAAATAGTTCGTCTAAGAACAGAAGACGGTCAGAGGATCGTAG GCTTGATCATTCCTGCAAATTGTGTATCGCCCCTTGTAAACCTCCTGTCGACGTCAGACCAGTCTCAACAGCTTGCAGTACAACAGCAGCAGATATGGCAGCAGCATCACCCACAAAGCATCACCAATTTCAACAATGCATAA
- the SBNO1 gene encoding protein strawberry notch homolog 1 isoform X2, with amino-acid sequence MVEPGQDLLLAALSESGISPNDLFDIDSPDVVLANPAPTPAVQQSVPLSALELGLETEATAAVKQEPETVSTPALLNVRQPPSTTTFVLNQINQLPTLGTTIVMTKTTPVTTTRQTITVAKIIQTSTTTRPSVAAPAVRNALTTAPSKDQIQLKDLLKNNSLNELMKLKPPPNIAQPVATAATDLSNGAVKKEASTKEVARIWINDIKMRSFSPTMKVPAVKEEEEPEEEDEEEMGHAETYAEYMPIKLKIGLRHPDPVVETSSLSSVTPPDVWYQTSISEETIDNGWLSALQLEAITYAAQQHETFLPNGDRAGFLIGDGAGVGKGRTIAGIIYENYLLGRKRAVWFSVSNDLKYDAERDLRDIGAKNILVHSLNKFKYGKISSKHNGSVKKGVIFATYSSLIGESQSGGKYKTRLKQLLHWCGEDFDGVIVFDECHKAKNLCPVGSSKPTKTGLAVLELQNKLPKARVVYASATGASEPRNMAYMNRLGIWGEGTPFREFSDFIQAVERRGVGAMEIVAMDMKLRGMYIARQLSFSGVTFKIDEVLLSQEYVKMYNKSVKLWVCARERFQQAADLIDAEQRMKKSMWGQFWSAHQRFFKYLCIASKVKRVVQLAREEIKNGKCVVIGLQSTGEARTLEALEEGGGELNDFVSTAKGVFQSLIEKHFPAPDRKKLFSLLGIDLTAQSNNNSPRDSPCKENKIKKRKGEEVSREAKKARKTGGLAGSSSDESESESDASDNEESDNESLRYMSSGDDDDFNPFRDESSEDDEDDPWLIRKEHKKNKDKKKKKSIDPDSIQSALLASGLGSKRPSCFTSSVGTTTSSTNTSANSNTNSSFVTSQDAVERAQQMKKELLDKLEKLAEDLPPNTLDELIDELGGPENVAEMTGRKGRVVSNDDGSISYESRSELDVPVEILNITEKQRFMDGDKNIAIISEAASSGISLQADRRAKNQRRRVHMTLELPWSADRAIQQFGRTHRSNQVTAPEYVFLISELAGEQRFASIVAKRLESLGALTHGDRRATETRDLSRFNFDNKYGRNALEIVMKSIVNLDSPMVSPPPDFPGDFFKDVRQGLIGVGLINVEDRSGILTLDKDYNNIGKFLNRILGMEVHQQNALFQYFSDTLNAVIQNAKKNGRYDMGILDLGSGDEKVRKADVKKFLTPGYSTSGHVELYTISVERGMSWDEATKLWAEQTGPDDGFYLSLQIRNNKKTAILVKEVNPKKKLFLVYRPNTGKQLKLETCADLKKKYKKVPSEDALPHWLEQYNSSADTCTHAYWRGNCKKAGLGLVCEVGLRCRTYYVLCGSVLSVWTKVEGVLASVSGTNVKMQIVRLRTEDGQRIVGLIIPANCVSPLVNLLSTSDQSQQLAVQQQQIWQQHHPQSITNFNNA; translated from the exons ATGGTGGAGCCAGGACAAGATCTGTTGCTTGCTGCTTTGAGTGAGAGTGGAATCAGTCCAAATGATCTATTTGATATTGACTCTCCGGACGTGGTTCTTGCAAATCCAGCTCCAACTCCAGCTGTTCAGCAG TCAGTGCCACTTAGTGCATTAGAGCTAGGCTTGGAAACCGAGGCCACAGCTGCTGTGAAACAAGAACCAGAGACAGTATCAACTCCAGCCTTATTAAATGTTCGG CAACCACCATCCACCACAACCTTTGTGCTGAATCAAATAAATCAGCTTCCAACTTTGGGGACTACAATAGTGATGACAAAAACAACACCTGTTACAACCACAAGGCAGACTATTACTGTAGCAAAAATCATTCAGACCAGCACGACTACTCGACCCTCAGTTGCAGCACCAGCAGTACGGAATGCCTTGACCACTGCACCATCGAAGGACCAGATTCAGCTGAAAGATCTTCTGAAGAATAATAGTCTTAATGAACTAATGAAATTGAAGCCACCTCCTAACATTGCCCAACCAGTGGCAACAGCAGCAA ctgatCTAAGCAATGGtgcagtgaagaaggaggcttcCACAAAAGAGGTAGCAAGAATATGGATAAACGATATTAAAATGAGGAGTTTTTCACCTACTATG AAAGTGCCAGCAgtaaaagaggaggaggaacctgaggaagaagatgaagaagaaatggGCCATGCAGAAACTTACGCTGAGTATATGCCAATAAAAT TAAAAATTGGTCTACGTCATCCTGACCCGGTAGTGGAAACCAGCTCCTTATCCAGTGTAACTCCTCCTGATGTGTGGTACCAGACATCGATATCAGAAGAAACAATTGATAATGGCTGGCTGTCAGCTTTGCAACTTGAAGCGATCACTTATGCAGCCCAG CAACATGAAACATTCCTGCCCAATGGAGACAGAGCTGGATTCTTGATAGGTGATGGTGCTGGTGTAGGAAAAGGAAGGACCATAGCTGGGATAATCTATGAAAATTACTTGTTAGGCAGAAAAAGAGCAGTCTG GTTTAGCGTGTCGAATGATCTGAAATACGATGCTGAAAGAGACTTGAGAGATATTGGagcaaaaaacattttggttcATTCATTAAACAAG TTCAAGTATGGGAAGATTTCTTCCAAACACAATGGAAGCGTGAAGAAGGGTGTCATTTTTGCCACATATTCCTCTCTTATTGGTGAAAGTCAGTCTGGTGGTAAATACAAGACCAGATTAAAGCAGCTTCTTCACTGGTGTGGTGAAGACTTTGATGGAGTT ATTGTATTTGATGAGTGTCATAAAGCCAAGAATCTGTGTCCTGTTGGTTCATCAAAACCGACAAAAACAGGTCTGGCTGTACTGGAACTTCAAAATAAACTTCCAAAAGCTAGGGTTGTTTATGCTAGTGCCACAG GTGCATCTGAGCCAAGAAATATGGCATACATGAACCGTCTTGGAATATGGGGTGAAGGAACTCCATTTAGGGAATTCAGTGACTTTATTCAGGCTGTCGAAAGAAG aggTGTTGGTGCCATGGAAATAGTTGCTATGGATATGAAACTGAGAGGAATGTACATAGCTAGACAGTTGAGTTTTTCAGGTGTAACTTTCAAAATTGATGAAGTTCTGCTTTCACAGGAATATGTTAAAATGTACAATAAATCTGTGAAACTG TGGGTCTGTGCTAGAGAAAGATTTCAACAAGCAGCTGATCTTATTGATGCAGAACAACGAATGAAAAAGTCTATGTGGGGTCAATTTTGGTCAGCTCATCAGAGGTTTTTCAAGTACCTTTGCATAGCATCTAAAGTGAAGAGGGTGGTGCAGCTGGCTCGGGAAGAAATCAAGAATGGGAAA TGTGTTGTTATTGGCCTGCAGTCAACAGGAGAAGCAAGGACGCTAGAAGCTTTGGAGGAAGGTGGTGGTGAACTGAATGACTTTGTTTCTACAGCAAA AGGAGTATTCCAGTCTCTTATTGAAAAGCACTTTCCAGCTCCTGACAGGAAGAAACTGTTTAGCTTGTTGGGAATTGACTTGACTGCTCAAAGCAACAACAATTCACCCAGAGACAGCCCTTGCAAggagaacaaaataaagaagcGGAAAG GTGAAGAAGTAAGCAGAGAAGCCAAAAAAGCTCGTAAAACAGGTGGCCTTGCGGGTAGCAGCTCTGATGAGAGTGAAAGTGAATCTGATGCTTCAGACAATGAAGAAAGTGACAATGAGAGCCTCAGATATATGAGTTCTGGAGATGATGATGACTTCAACCCATTCAGAGATGAATCCAGTGAAGATGACGAAGACG ATCCCTGGCTAATTAGAAAagagcataaaaaaaataaagacaagaaaaagaagaaaagtatagACCCGGATTCTATTCAAAGTGCCTTATTAGCTTCTGGTCTTGGCTCAAAACGACCTAGCTGTTTTACTTCCAGTGTTGGTACCACTACTTCTAGCACCAACACATCAG CAAACAGTAACACAAACAGCAGCTTTGTAacaagtcaggatgctgttgaaAGGGCCcaacaaatgaagaaagaacTGCTTGATAAACTGGAAAAGCTGGCTGAAGATCTTCCACCTAATACACTGGATGAGCTTATAGATGAACTGGGTGGTCCTGAAAATGTTGCAGAG atgacAGGCCGCAAAGGGAGAGTTGTGAGCAATGATGATGGCAGCATATCTTATGAGTCAAGATCTGAACTTGATGTGCCTGTTGAAATTCTGAACATCACAGAAAAGCAGAGGTTCATGGATGGAGATAAG aacaTTGCCATAATCTCAGAGGCTGCCAGCTCTGGTATCTCATTGCAAGCAGACCGTAGAGCTAAGAATCAGAGGCGGAGAGTTCACATGACTCTGGAGTTGCCATGGAGTGCGGATAGAGCAATACAGCAGTTTG GAAGAACTCACAGGTCCAATCAAGTGACTGCTCCAGAGTATGTATTCCTAATTTCTGAGTTGGCTGGAGAGCAAAGATTTGCATCCATAGTTGCAAAAAGACTGGAAAGCTTG GGAGCCCTCACCCACGGTGACAGACGGGCTACAGAAACTCGAGACCTCAGCAGATTCAATTTTGACAACAAG TATGGCAGGAATGCTTTAGAGATTGTTATGAAATCCATTGTGAATTTAGACTCCCCAATGGTCTCTCCACCACCTGATTTTCCTGGAGACTTTTTCAAAG atgTTCGTCAAGGATTGATTGGTGTGGGCTTGATAAATGTAGAAGACAGATCTGGAATTCTAACACTTGATAAAG ATTATAACAACATAGGAAAATTTCTGAATAGAATTCTTGGTATGGAAGTACATCAGCAGAATGCTTTATTCCAGTACTTTTCTGACACGTTAAATGCTGTTATTCAAAATGCTAAGAAGAATGGAAGATATGATATGGGCATCTTAG ATCTGGGCTCTGGGGATGAGAAAGTAAGGAAGGCAGATGTTAAGAAGTTTTTAACTCCCGGATATTCTACCTCTGGACATGTAGAATTATACAca ATCAGCGTAGAGAGAGGAATGTCTTGGGATGAAGCAACTAAGCTCTGGGCAGAACAAACAGGTCCGGACGATGGGTTTTATTTATCACTACAG ATaagaaataacaagaaaacCGCTATTCTCGTGAAGGAAGTGAATCCtaaaaagaagctttttttagtaTACAGACCAAATACTGGGAAACAGCTCAAACTAGAAACATGTGCAgacctgaaaaagaaatataagaaG GTACCTTCTGAAGATGCTTTACCACACTGGTTAGAGCAGTACAATTCTTCTGCAGACACCTGCACACATGCGTATTG GAGAGGCAATTGTAAGAAGGCAGGCTTGGGATTAGTTTGTGAAGTGGGACTCCGCTGTCGAACTTACTATGTCTTGTGTGGTTCAGTATTGAGCGTCTGGACAAAAGTAGAAGGCGTTCTAGCCTCTGTGAGTGGTACAAATGTGAAAATGCAAATAGTTCGTCTAAGAACAGAAGACGGTCAGAGGATCGTAG GCTTGATCATTCCTGCAAATTGTGTATCGCCCCTTGTAAACCTCCTGTCGACGTCAGACCAGTCTCAACAGCTTGCAGTACAACAGCAGCAGATATGGCAGCAGCATCACCCACAAAGCATCACCAATTTCAACAATGCATAA